In Mycoplasma suis str. Illinois, a single window of DNA contains:
- the atpE gene encoding ATP synthase F0 subunit C, translated as MRDIFDRFLEDNLFFNQDTGKNIGSGIAILAGLGAALAQGYMGGKAIEALARNPEVETLIFKQFIVGAAICESVAIYGLIIAIILKVG; from the coding sequence TTAAGAGATATCTTCGATAGATTTTTAGAAGATAATTTATTTTTTAATCAAGATACTGGAAAAAATATAGGTTCAGGTATAGCTATACTAGCAGGTCTAGGTGCTGCACTAGCTCAAGGTTATATGGGAGGTAAAGCTATAGAAGCTTTAGCTAGAAACCCAGAAGTAGAAACACTTATTTTTAAGCAATTTATTGTAGGAGCAGCTATCTGTGAATCAGTAGCTATTTATGGTCTAATAATAGCTATCATTCTTAAAGTAGGATAA